A stretch of DNA from Myotis daubentonii chromosome 12, mMyoDau2.1, whole genome shotgun sequence:
CACTGATTGCCACTCCTGGTTCAGACCCTAAAACTGCCTTTCATCCCTGAAAATAAAAACCCATAATCGAATCTCATCAGGATCACGTTAAAACTCTCTGAGCCAACAAAATAAACGCAAAGAAGAATCTGAACAGAAAACACCACGTTCATGTCTCTGTGCTGGCACTGACCATAGCTCAGTTTGTTTCATCTCTTCACACCTCTGGCTATGTTACGCTCCCTGCTGTAACTGGCTTGAGTCCTTCCCAAGTGGAATGTCATTTATAAGTAAATCTTAGTGACGAGAACTCGCCATGTCACACGGTGACAGCAGCAAAAGGACTCCAGCTTTGCTGCCCAATAAGCTGATGCTTGGACCTCAACCTCTTGCTGCCACCAAACCTggtggtatttttttaaacactggTGTGATGTCCTGACACCTCCTCCATTCCTATCAAGATATGGAATAAGTCAGTGATTCTAAAACGGGCTGTAAATGCCACACTCAGCCTCTCAGTAGATAGTCAAACAGCCACAAGTCCACTGCCCTTCCCCAGAACTGCTTACCCATTGCATTGAGATAATGGTTGAAGGCCTGGCAAGGAGGACTCGGGGTTTGTGTTGATTTGTCACAACTCATGGGTGCTGGGCTCCTGTCTGTGTCAAAAGAGAAATACCCACTGGAGGATCGAGACAGCAGGGAGGATCTTCTCACAAAGATGAAAAGCGGGGATCTGGTAGCAAAAGGCCCAGGGCTGGCCGGTGGGGCCAGCGGGCCCTGAGGGCTGCCGTGGGGGCAGCGGTCCCCTTCGCCTTCAGGATTACCTTGTGGCTCTATCTGTACAGAGCTGGGGGCCCCAGGCCTGAGCTGAGGAGGCCTCTCCGTGGGCTGTAATTGTCCACCTTCTCTGTCACACTCAGAACTTACATCAGAAGGTTGCTTGGCCATTTGGTCTTTTTTTctgcaagtaaaataaaaactaagattACCTTAAGCAAAATCATCACAACAAAATAACTAAATTAGCTAATTTTCATGTACTCCTTAGAAATTAAGAAATACTTCAACAGTAAGTATATTTCTCTGACCATCTTCCAGATAAGAATAAAAACACACGTAAAATAACAAAGGCGTTATTATTTGTGTTGAGGGCATTAACCTTCCTGCCACCAAACAAAACACACTGACAACGTCTATGCGGGGCTGGTGCTGGAACACGGATTCAAGCTTTGGGGGAGGCAGCGGGTCTGAAGCCTATTCACAGggctctgctcagggcccacTGGACTAAGCCAGAACCTCCCGGGGACTCTGATTCCTTGGTTCCCAGGACTAGACCCTGCGCTTGGGGCACAGAAGTGCGCGCAGAGGCAGCAACTGCAGCCGGCTGGCCGCGCTCCCCGCTCCGGCCCCATTGTTCTGCCGAAAGTGCTGAGGGCAGCAAGTCTGGGGAGCTTTGGCAAGGGCCGTCCGTCGTAGTAAGTGCGTCACAATAGAGTTTGTAACTCTGAGCCGCTCGGCCCGCTccgctcccgcccgcccgcccgaggTCCTTCCCGCGGGGGCAGCGCAACGCACCCACCCGGCAAAACTTTCCGCAAGTCCACCCGCACTGTTAGGTGAGCACCTCCAAATAGGGGGTCCCCGAAGCTGGCCCCGGGCGCCCCGACAAGTTAACAGTAACCCCGCGCGCTAGGCGACCCGGGGCGCGCGGCCCCTTCACCCTTagatcctccctctccccacgaGCAAGCTAAAACTCACGTCCGACCCTTCCCTGCCGAGCGTCGCGTCCGGGCCCGGGCCCCGCGGCGTCGTGCGCGCACCCTTCGCCGACCCGGAGCCCCCAGACCGTCACCGCGAAGGCGGCGCACCAGACAAAGCCAGGGACCCGCGCTCAGAGGCCGCGGGGCGGCGCAGAGCCCGCAGCTGGCCGCGTGCCCACTGCCGCGATCCGCTGGGCCGCCCAGGGTTCCACGCGCCGTGCCTCTGTCCCGCAccgccccggccgccgccgccgggaaCATCCTCCCCTCGGCCGCTCCTCCCCTCGCGCActgcgcccgccgccgccggctCTGCCGCCTCCCCGCGCCGCTGGCGCCGGTGCCCGCGCCCCCAATTGGCCCGCGCGCGCACGCTCCGGGCCCCAGCCAATCGCCAGCCCCGGTAGGGGCGGCGCCTACCGGCTAGGCCGCCGGAGGCCAAGCGATTGTTGACAAATTCGCCTCCGCGCGCGGCGCGGGCCGCGGCGGGGACGATGGCTCCCAGGACTCTGGTCCCCTGCGGACCGGCTACCCGGCCTACCCCTCTGCCCGTTCCAACGGCGCGCGCGCCTCAGCGGCTCCCGCCGTCCAGAGGAGCCGGCCACCTAGGTCCTAGGAGACAAAGCAAGAGCCGCAGGCAGTCCTCCGACTCCGGTCCTCGCCGCTGGCcgccgcctccccccgcccccgctcaggtccgccccctcccccgccgctgCTCTCATCCTTTCCAACTTCCTCCCTCTTCCACCCCGAGAGCCGTGGTCAAGCACCAAATCCTAGTGGCCAGCCCGAGGGCAGGGCACCTCTAGCAGCACCGCGAGGAGTCGGGCTACGCTTGGGCACGCCCGAGTCGCTAAGACTACCCGACCGGCCCCACGGACGGAGCAGGTTTGCTGCCCGCGCTCGTCCACCGTGTGGACccggtggtggaggaggaggaggtctaGGTCTCTCGCTGTCCTTGGCTCGGGAGCCTGGCAGGTCTGCAGAGCGATCGCAGACGGGACAGGGACCCGAATGCGTCCGAGAGCGTGAACGCAGCGGCTGCCGCGAACCCTCGGCCTGATGTGCACAAGAAAAGCCGAATCTCATCAATTAGTCCCCAGCACAGCTCTGCAAATCCCCGGCATCGAGCCGCACACCAAAGACCGGCTCCTACCGCTCGACCCGCGACTTCCCGGCCGGGCGCTCAGCTCACACGGCGCAGCGGCCTCGGTTCCCGGGCCGGCGCGGGGAACGCGCGCTGCTTCTCCAGCGGCCCAAGACGCTGCACCACCGCGCGCGCCGCATCACCGTCAGGTCCATAGTTCCACTAAGCACTAGCAGACTCCTGGAGGACGACATCTCCCCAAAATGTGAACCTGCCTTGGGAGAGGACCCGACCCGCTCCGATCGCCACTTCCCGCCGGGCTACAGGCGGGACTGGGCGTGTGTCTCGGCCAACACGTGCGCGGGAAGCGGGTAGGCTCCGGCGCCCGTCATCCACGCGTCCCGCCCCCGCCCGGGAATCCGGAGGTATTTACCTTGCGTTTCTCAGTCCGAGAGTCAGAGTCAGACATTGGGGGGGCGCGGGCCAGGGGAAGGCGCCGAGTTTGTGGCGGCGGGGACGGGGTGAACCGAACAGCCCCAGGCAATGCTGGCCTCAGTGGGCAGGGCGCGCCAGACGTCTGAGAGGACCCGGCGGCGGCGGTAGCGGCGATACGGATCGGAGCGGTCAGAGGAGCTCAAGACCTGGAGGCGGCGCGGAGCGAAGTGAAACTTGCGCGTTTGTGCAGTCCAGCTCTGCGCTCGCGGCCTTGCACTCGCGCCCAATCACTgtgggccccgcccccgccaaggCCCGCCCCGCTCCGCCCTGTCGTCCCACCCCCTGGCGCTGCGGTCGCCGTCCCTCGGCGCTGCGTACCCGGGGGCGCCAGCCGAGGCAGGTAAAGGCGGGGCCGCTGGCCGGTTCCCGCTGCGCGCGCCGCCCGCCCAGCCCCAGCCGGGAGAGTGTTTGCCGAGTGACTCAGGCTGCGGGCCGCCGGGAGtgcacccttcccccaccccaagtgctTCTTCGGGTCTCTCCCGCCCGGTGGCGGCCGCTCTGTGCGCGTGGAACAGAGGGGGCGCTCCTGGCACAGTGAGCCCGCCGGGCCGCTTGCTGCCGCCCGCGGAGTCTCAAGAGGCGGC
This window harbors:
- the BCL2L11 gene encoding bcl-2-like protein 11 isoform X5: MFPAAAAGAVRDRGTARGTLGGPADRGSGHAASCGLCAAPRPLSAGPWLCLVRRLRGDGLGAPGRRRVRARRRGARARTRRSAGKGRTKKDQMAKQPSDVSSECDREGGQLQPTERPPQLRPGAPSSVQIEPQDRSPAPMSCDKSTQTPSPPCQAFNHYLNAMAWLLAECQMRPWLALCASWTGGPCRPRSRPLPWCFSSRT
- the BCL2L11 gene encoding bcl-2-like protein 11 isoform X3, yielding MFPAAAAGAVRDRGTARGTLGGPADRGSGHAASCGLCAAPRPLSAGPWLCLVRRLRGDGLGAPGRRRVRARRRGARARTRRSAGKGRTKKDQMAKQPSDVSSECDREGGQLQPTERPPQLRPGAPSSVQIEPQDRSPAPMSCDKSTQTPSPPCQAFNHYLNAMASMRQSQALPADMRPEMWIAQELRRIGDEFNNSYRNPRRDLLHVYQEAEGHPQMVVLRLLRYILRLVWRML
- the BCL2L11 gene encoding bcl-2-like protein 11 isoform X2, with amino-acid sequence MFPAAAAGAVRDRGTARGTLGGPADRGSGHAASCGLCAAPRPLSAGPWLCLVRRLRGDGLGAPGRRRVRARRRGARARTRRSAGKGRTKKDQMAKQPSDVSSECDREGGQLQPTERPPQLRPGAPSSVQIEPQGNPEGEGDRCPHGSPQGPLAPPASPGPFATRSPLFIFVRRSSLLSRSSSGYFSFDTDRSPAPMSCDKSTQTPSPPCQAFNHYLNAMAWLLAECQMRPWLALCASWTGGPCRPRSRPLPWCFSSRT
- the BCL2L11 gene encoding bcl-2-like protein 11 isoform X1, whose product is MFPAAAAGAVRDRGTARGTLGGPADRGSGHAASCGLCAAPRPLSAGPWLCLVRRLRGDGLGAPGRRRVRARRRGARARTRRSAGKGRTKKDQMAKQPSDVSSECDREGGQLQPTERPPQLRPGAPSSVQIEPQGNPEGEGDRCPHGSPQGPLAPPASPGPFATRSPLFIFVRRSSLLSRSSSGYFSFDTDRSPAPMSCDKSTQTPSPPCQAFNHYLNAMASMRQSQALPADMRPEMWIAQELRRIGDEFNNSYRNPRRDLLHVYQEAEGHPQMVVLRLLRYILRLVWRML
- the BCL2L11 gene encoding bcl-2-like protein 11 isoform X6, whose translation is MAKQPSDVSSECDREGGQLQPTERPPQLRPGAPSSVQIEPQGNPEGEGDRCPHGSPQGPLAPPASPGPFATRSPLFIFVRRSSLLSRSSSGYFSFDTDRSPAPMSCDKSTQTPSPPCQAFNHYLNAMASMRQSQALPADMRPEMWIAQELRRIGDEFNNSYRNPRRDLLHVYQEAEGHPQMVVLRLLRYILRLVWRML
- the BCL2L11 gene encoding bcl-2-like protein 11 isoform X4 translates to MFPAAAAGAVRDRGTARGTLGGPADRGSGHAASCGLCAAPRPLSAGPWLCLVRRLRGDGLGAPGRRRVRARRRGARARTRRSAGKGRTKKDQMAKQPSDVSSECDREGGQLQPTERPPQLRPGAPSSVQIEPQASMRQSQALPADMRPEMWIAQELRRIGDEFNNSYRNPRRDLLHVYQEAEGHPQMVVLRLLRYILRLVWRML